A single genomic interval of Methyloceanibacter caenitepidi harbors:
- a CDS encoding carbon-nitrogen hydrolase family protein produces MGSKTANRFRSALVQLRAGRVIADNLVSAEALIREAAKGGATYIQTPENTALMELEPELVRSQVQPEGESRPLAVFRALAGEFGIWLHIGSLGVKGGDGRIANRSYLLAPDGTIAARYDKLHMFDVDLPNGETYRESDNYTPGSKAVLARLTPGGVSARLGMTICYDLRFAALYRALAIAGANMIAIPAAFTKHTGEAHWHVLLRSRAIETGAYVFAATQGGLHENGRWTFGHSMIISPWGEILAEAGADPCVVFADIDLALVEEVRARIPALTHGRPFEIEIAAPADDAEKRQAS; encoded by the coding sequence ATGGGTTCTAAGACCGCCAATCGTTTTCGCTCCGCGCTCGTGCAATTGCGCGCCGGGCGGGTGATCGCGGACAACCTGGTCTCAGCGGAGGCTTTGATCCGCGAAGCGGCCAAGGGCGGCGCGACCTATATTCAGACCCCTGAGAATACGGCGCTGATGGAACTCGAGCCCGAGCTCGTCCGGAGCCAGGTTCAGCCGGAAGGCGAAAGCCGCCCGCTGGCCGTGTTCCGCGCGCTGGCGGGCGAGTTCGGCATATGGCTGCATATCGGCTCGCTCGGGGTCAAAGGCGGCGACGGGCGCATCGCCAACCGCTCGTATCTTCTGGCGCCGGATGGGACGATCGCCGCGCGCTACGACAAGCTGCATATGTTCGATGTCGACCTTCCGAACGGTGAGACCTATCGCGAATCCGACAACTATACGCCGGGCAGCAAAGCGGTCCTTGCGCGTTTGACTCCCGGCGGCGTGTCCGCGCGGCTCGGCATGACCATTTGCTACGACCTACGCTTTGCCGCGCTGTATCGGGCGCTGGCCATCGCCGGTGCGAACATGATCGCCATTCCGGCGGCCTTCACCAAACACACGGGCGAGGCGCATTGGCATGTGCTGCTGCGGTCGCGCGCGATCGAGACCGGCGCGTACGTGTTCGCGGCGACGCAAGGCGGCCTTCATGAGAATGGCCGCTGGACGTTCGGGCACTCGATGATCATCTCGCCCTGGGGCGAGATCCTGGCCGAGGCGGGGGCCGATCCGTGCGTCGTCTTCGCCGACATCGATCTTGCCCTCGTGGAGGAGGTGCGGGCCCGGATCCCCGCGCTCACTCATGGGCGGCCGTTCGAGATCGAGATTGCGGCGCCGGCCGATGATGCCGAGAAGCGGCAAGCGTCATGA
- a CDS encoding ComF family protein produces the protein MSIEATKVEAASVWRTVLRTAADLVLPPVCVVCRAPIVSHGLLCGSCFAGIDFIAPPLCTRLGVPLPYDTGEPYLSAAAIAAPPVYDRARAVARYSQTMRDLIQSFKYRDRQDGLSLFTRWLVRAGSDLLADAELLVPVPLYRSRLWSRRFNQSALLARGIENDTGVPADCFVLRRTRRTASQVGLSAAQRKRNVAGAFKVSASRAHAIAGKSVVLVDDVITTGATIEACARVLKRAGAARVDVLALSRAVEPAAFVL, from the coding sequence ATGTCCATCGAAGCAACAAAGGTTGAAGCCGCTTCCGTCTGGCGCACGGTGCTGCGCACGGCGGCCGATCTGGTGCTGCCGCCCGTCTGTGTGGTCTGCCGTGCGCCCATCGTATCTCACGGGCTCCTTTGCGGTTCGTGTTTCGCCGGCATCGATTTTATCGCGCCACCGTTGTGCACACGTCTCGGCGTGCCGCTTCCTTACGATACGGGGGAACCGTATCTGTCGGCGGCGGCGATTGCCGCGCCGCCGGTCTACGACCGCGCGCGAGCCGTGGCGCGCTACTCGCAGACCATGCGCGATCTGATCCAGAGCTTCAAATACCGGGACCGGCAGGACGGACTAAGCCTGTTCACCCGCTGGCTCGTACGAGCCGGGTCCGACCTGCTGGCCGACGCTGAGCTTCTCGTGCCGGTGCCGCTCTACCGGTCGAGGCTGTGGTCGCGGCGGTTCAACCAGTCGGCCTTGCTGGCGCGGGGGATCGAAAACGACACGGGTGTGCCGGCCGACTGTTTCGTTCTGCGGCGGACGCGCCGCACGGCAAGCCAGGTGGGCTTGTCGGCGGCGCAGCGAAAGCGCAATGTCGCGGGAGCCTTTAAGGTGTCTGCGTCGCGCGCACATGCGATTGCCGGGAAATCCGTGGTGCTCGTGGACGACGTGATTACCACCGGCGCCACAATAGAGGCTTGCGCTCGCGTCCTGAAACGGGCGGGCGCGGCGCGTGTGGATGTGCTGGCCCTGTCCCGCGCCGTTGAACCGGCGGCCTTCGTGCTTTAG
- a CDS encoding class I SAM-dependent methyltransferase — MSEAPLLFDRRLLRARRARFASEIEDRQVLIGHVAGEIADRVAIMLRAFPRALDLGAYHGLLGRTIAELPSVEEVFYAESVLAYARRCPSPAVVCDEDLLPFKDGAFNLVVSGLALHRVNDLPGSLIQIRRALAPDGLFMAAALGANALGELRECLLEAEEEIEGGVSPRVAPFADVRSYGALLQRAGFALPVTDTEELEVIYPSPRALMQEIRALGGGNVLVARSKKPLSRRVLLRAEDLYRSRYGTPDGKVAATFQFVFMSGWGPDPSQQKPLKPGSAQSRLADALNTTEQPGGAKASFPRTDPKDGSKTDPES, encoded by the coding sequence ATGAGCGAAGCCCCGCTTCTTTTCGACCGGCGACTCTTGCGCGCGCGCAGAGCCCGCTTTGCGAGCGAAATCGAGGATCGCCAAGTTCTGATCGGCCACGTCGCCGGCGAGATCGCCGACCGGGTCGCGATCATGTTGCGCGCCTTCCCGCGGGCGCTCGACCTCGGGGCCTATCACGGCCTGTTGGGGCGGACCATCGCCGAACTGCCGTCGGTCGAGGAGGTGTTCTACGCGGAGAGTGTGCTGGCCTATGCACGCCGCTGCCCGTCACCCGCCGTCGTCTGCGACGAAGACCTGCTGCCGTTCAAGGACGGCGCCTTCAACCTCGTCGTGTCCGGCCTCGCTCTTCACCGCGTCAACGATCTCCCCGGCAGCCTCATCCAGATCCGCCGGGCGCTCGCGCCTGATGGGCTTTTCATGGCCGCGGCGCTTGGCGCCAATGCGCTCGGCGAGTTGCGGGAATGTCTGCTCGAAGCGGAAGAGGAGATCGAGGGCGGGGTGTCTCCGCGGGTCGCCCCGTTCGCGGACGTGCGATCCTACGGCGCGCTTCTGCAACGCGCCGGCTTCGCCCTGCCCGTCACGGACACGGAGGAACTCGAGGTGATCTACCCCTCGCCCCGTGCGCTGATGCAGGAAATCCGCGCTCTCGGTGGCGGCAACGTGCTCGTGGCCCGCAGCAAGAAGCCACTGTCGCGGCGGGTGCTGCTGCGAGCGGAGGACCTGTACCGGTCGCGCTACGGCACGCCGGACGGCAAGGTCGCCGCGACATTCCAATTCGTTTTCATGAGCGGCTGGGGACCGGACCCGAGCCAGCAGAAGCCGCTGAAGCCGGGCTCGGCGCAAAGCCGCCTGGCGGACGCGCTCAATACGACGGAGCAGCCGGGAGGCGCGAAGGCGTCGTTTCCCAGAACCGATCCCAAGGACGGTTCGAAGACCGATCCGGAGAGTTGA
- a CDS encoding (deoxy)nucleoside triphosphate pyrophosphohydrolase has protein sequence MTGAERAKPLVLVAACALVDDSGRVLISQRPEGKPLAGLWEFPGGKLEDGETPEHGLIRELDEELGIAIAPSSLIPLMFSSFSYADFNLLMPLFACWQWSGDVTPKEGQALVWAAPAALQDYAMPPADEPLKGLLPGLLDCVRSASAGS, from the coding sequence GTGACGGGAGCAGAGCGCGCCAAGCCGCTTGTGTTGGTCGCCGCATGTGCGCTGGTCGATGACAGCGGACGCGTCCTCATTTCTCAGCGGCCCGAAGGCAAGCCGCTCGCGGGGCTCTGGGAGTTCCCAGGCGGGAAGCTGGAGGACGGCGAGACGCCCGAACACGGTCTCATTCGCGAACTCGACGAGGAACTCGGGATCGCGATTGCGCCATCGTCGCTCATCCCGTTGATGTTCTCGAGTTTCTCCTACGCGGACTTCAACCTGCTGATGCCGCTCTTCGCATGCTGGCAGTGGTCGGGAGACGTCACACCCAAAGAGGGGCAGGCGCTGGTCTGGGCCGCTCCGGCCGCGTTGCAAGACTATGCAATGCCGCCCGCCGACGAGCCGCTCAAGGGGCTTCTGCCCGGCTTGCTCGACTGCGTACGCAGCGCCTCGGCTGGCAGCTAG
- the argJ gene encoding bifunctional glutamate N-acetyltransferase/amino-acid acetyltransferase ArgJ translates to MDKVSPFAPVQVPVLPPIEGVRLAACEAGIRYAGRTDLLLALFEPSTAVAGVFTTSKTASAAVEWCREHVRHGMARALVVNSGNANAFTGMRGREAVAETVRATARIAECLDADVYVASTGVIGEPLDPSKFVGFLAGLAERAQADAYEMAARAIMTTDTFPKLATRTCEIGGVTVTLNGIAKGAGMIAPDMATMLSFLFTDAPIEPAALQSVLSPLVEDSFNAITIDSDTSTSDTVLLFATGAAERRSCPRIADGNDERLAGFRAALFDLMRDLAHQIVQDGEGLTKFVSVTVKGAESKASARTIAKAICNSPLVKTALAGEDPNWGRIVMAVGKAGEAADRDRLAIWFGDIEVAKDGEVAPSYKEVDGAAYMKRPEIDITVDVGIGEGTDTMWTCDLTKEYIAINADYRS, encoded by the coding sequence ATGGACAAAGTCTCGCCGTTTGCCCCGGTGCAGGTGCCGGTCTTGCCGCCGATCGAGGGCGTTCGTCTCGCGGCGTGCGAGGCCGGGATCCGCTATGCCGGCCGCACCGACCTGCTCTTGGCGTTGTTCGAGCCATCGACCGCCGTGGCGGGCGTGTTCACCACGTCCAAAACGGCGTCGGCGGCTGTCGAATGGTGCCGCGAGCATGTGCGGCACGGCATGGCCCGGGCTCTGGTCGTGAACTCGGGCAATGCCAATGCCTTCACGGGCATGCGCGGGCGCGAGGCGGTCGCGGAGACTGTGCGGGCGACAGCGCGCATCGCCGAGTGTCTCGATGCGGATGTCTATGTCGCCTCGACCGGCGTGATCGGCGAGCCGCTCGACCCGTCGAAATTCGTGGGCTTTCTCGCAGGTCTTGCGGAACGGGCGCAGGCCGACGCGTACGAAATGGCAGCCCGCGCGATCATGACAACGGACACGTTTCCGAAGCTCGCTACGCGAACTTGCGAGATCGGCGGCGTGACCGTCACGCTCAACGGTATCGCCAAGGGCGCCGGCATGATCGCTCCCGACATGGCGACGATGCTCTCTTTTCTGTTCACGGACGCGCCGATCGAGCCCGCCGCTCTTCAGTCCGTTCTGTCGCCTCTGGTCGAAGACAGTTTCAACGCGATCACGATCGACAGCGATACGTCCACCAGCGACACGGTCCTTCTCTTCGCGACAGGCGCGGCAGAGCGGCGCTCGTGTCCGCGCATCGCTGACGGAAACGACGAGCGGCTCGCGGGGTTCCGCGCGGCTCTTTTCGATCTTATGCGCGACCTTGCGCATCAGATCGTGCAGGACGGCGAGGGGCTCACCAAGTTCGTCTCGGTGACGGTTAAGGGGGCCGAGTCAAAGGCGTCGGCGCGCACAATCGCGAAGGCGATCTGCAATTCGCCTCTGGTGAAAACGGCGCTGGCGGGTGAGGACCCGAACTGGGGCCGTATCGTCATGGCCGTAGGCAAGGCCGGTGAGGCGGCCGACCGCGACCGGCTAGCGATCTGGTTCGGCGACATCGAAGTGGCGAAAGACGGCGAAGTCGCGCCTTCCTACAAAGAGGTCGACGGGGCGGCCTACATGAAGCGTCCCGAGATCGACATCACCGTGGATGTGGGCATCGGTGAGGGCACGGATACGATGTGGACCTGCGATCTCACTAAGGAATACATCGCCATCAACGCTGATTACCGGTCGTGA
- a CDS encoding peptidylprolyl isomerase: MKLWSALLLLAASMFLVPPVLADDAVVARVNGVEIKQSDLDFAASEVGPRLGTVRPDDRKRILMQFVIENELMAGAGEKEKLDEADTFAKREAYHRRRALRDAYFDKNVTGGVSEAEAKKVFEENIAKVKPEQEIKARHILVDTEDQAKAIKAELDGGADFAKLASEKSKDKNAEGGDLGFFTRGQMLKPFEDAAFALDVGQISDPVKTSFGWHIIQVEEKRDQELPTFEDVKDPIMSQLVVRKAQTVVNDLRSNADIEIVDPEIKRSMEDAAMRGEAPPLPDEEFNEDH; encoded by the coding sequence GTGAAATTGTGGTCAGCCTTGCTGCTCCTGGCAGCGTCGATGTTCCTTGTGCCGCCAGTACTCGCCGACGACGCTGTCGTCGCGCGCGTGAACGGGGTGGAGATCAAACAATCCGATCTAGACTTTGCCGCCTCCGAAGTCGGACCGCGGCTCGGAACCGTCCGTCCCGACGACCGCAAGCGGATCCTGATGCAGTTCGTGATCGAGAACGAGCTGATGGCCGGCGCCGGTGAAAAGGAAAAGCTGGACGAGGCAGATACGTTCGCAAAGCGCGAGGCCTATCACCGGCGGCGCGCGCTGCGGGACGCGTACTTCGACAAGAACGTCACAGGCGGCGTCTCCGAAGCGGAAGCGAAAAAGGTCTTCGAAGAGAACATCGCCAAGGTGAAGCCGGAGCAGGAGATCAAGGCCCGGCATATTCTCGTCGATACGGAAGATCAGGCGAAGGCTATCAAGGCTGAGCTCGATGGCGGCGCCGATTTTGCCAAGCTCGCGTCGGAAAAGTCGAAAGACAAGAACGCGGAAGGAGGCGATCTCGGTTTCTTCACCCGTGGCCAGATGCTGAAGCCTTTCGAGGATGCAGCCTTCGCGCTCGATGTGGGTCAGATTTCCGATCCCGTGAAGACGAGCTTCGGTTGGCACATCATCCAGGTCGAGGAGAAGCGCGATCAGGAGCTGCCGACCTTCGAGGATGTCAAGGACCCCATCATGAGCCAGCTCGTGGTGCGCAAGGCCCAGACGGTCGTGAACGACCTTCGGTCCAATGCCGACATCGAGATTGTCGATCCGGAGATCAAGCGGTCCATGGAGGACGCAGCCATGCGGGGCGAGGCGCCGCCGCTGCCCGACGAAGAGTTCAACGAAGACCACTAA
- a CDS encoding ArsR/SmtB family transcription factor, translating to MDINEAVDALGGLAQETRLKVFRLLVRAGFNGMAAGDIAKAVGIPKNTLSSHLAILARANLVQARKEGRSMIYAVDLEGTRALLSFLVEDCCQGDPSVCGPLIETTLATCCSE from the coding sequence ATGGATATTAACGAGGCTGTCGACGCGCTGGGCGGGCTGGCACAGGAAACCCGTCTCAAGGTTTTCAGGCTGCTGGTCCGGGCGGGCTTCAACGGGATGGCGGCGGGCGATATCGCCAAGGCGGTCGGCATCCCGAAGAACACACTGTCATCCCACCTGGCTATCCTTGCGCGCGCCAATCTCGTCCAGGCCCGAAAAGAAGGCCGGTCCATGATCTACGCCGTGGATCTCGAAGGGACCCGGGCTCTGCTGTCCTTCCTAGTGGAGGACTGTTGTCAGGGAGACCCGTCGGTTTGCGGCCCATTGATCGAGACGACCTTGGCAACGTGTTGTTCGGAGTGA
- a CDS encoding arsenate reductase ArsC: MKTGDANDPLNVLFLCTGNSARSIMAECIMNREGAGKFKAYSAGSMPAGQVNPYALNLLQKLNYDVSGLRSKSWEEFSGPDAPKLDFVFTVCDNAANEVCPIWPGQPMSAHWGLPDPAAVEGTDAERALAFDDTYRMLFQRITIFVNLPFASLSKLSLQKQLDEIGKHRAATTKEPA; the protein is encoded by the coding sequence ATGAAAACCGGCGACGCTAACGATCCCCTGAACGTGCTTTTCCTATGCACGGGCAATTCCGCTCGTTCCATCATGGCCGAATGCATCATGAACCGCGAAGGCGCAGGCAAGTTCAAAGCCTATAGCGCAGGCAGCATGCCGGCCGGCCAGGTCAACCCGTATGCTCTAAACCTGTTGCAAAAGCTGAATTACGACGTGTCCGGCCTGCGCTCGAAGTCCTGGGAGGAGTTCAGCGGGCCCGATGCTCCCAAGCTCGATTTCGTCTTCACCGTTTGCGACAACGCTGCCAACGAGGTCTGCCCGATCTGGCCCGGTCAGCCCATGTCCGCCCATTGGGGCCTTCCGGATCCGGCAGCAGTCGAGGGCACCGACGCGGAACGAGCGCTCGCCTTCGACGACACCTATCGCATGCTGTTTCAGCGCATCACGATCTTCGTGAACCTGCCGTTTGCAAGCCTGAGCAAGCTCTCGTTGCAAAAACAGCTCGACGAAATCGGCAAACACCGCGCTGCAACCACCAAAGAGCCTGCCTGA
- the secA gene encoding preprotein translocase subunit SecA has protein sequence MLSLGAIANKVFGSSNDRKLKKYDPVVAAINALEPEVSALSDEALRARTDEFRKRLAGGETLDDLLPEAFATVREAAKRTLGQRHFDVQLIGGMVLHEGRIAEMKTGEGKTLVATLPVYLNALTGKGVHVVTVNDYLAKRDAAWMGQVYSFLGLTVGTIEHELNDEQRKAQYACDVTYGTNNEYGFDYLRDNMKYLESEMVQRGHTFAIVDEVDSILIDEARTPLIISGPLDDRSDFYNTIDVFIPKLKDEDFELDEKTRQVSLTEEGNEHIEQLLIEADLLKGDSLYDVENVSVVHHVQQALRAHKVFQRDRDYIVKNGEVVLIDEFTGRMMSGRRFSEGLHQALEAKEHVEIQPENQTFATITFQNYFRLYEKLAGMTGTALTEADEFMDIYGLDVIEVPTNRPMARIDEDDEVYRTAKEKYDAIIELIRDAQERGQPMLVGTTSIEKSEILSELLKKRKVPHNVLNARYHEQEAHIVAQAGVPGAITIATNMAGRGTDIQLGGNPDMRLEDWLAEQAEKGKEPSPAEVEAKRAEIDADVQEKKKKALEAGGLYVVGTERHESRRIDNQLRGRSGRQGDPGASRFFLSLEDDLMRIFGSERMDGMLQALGLKEGEAIVHPWINKALEKAQGKVEARNFDIRKNVVKFDNVMNDQRKAIFEQRRELLADEDLAETIAEMRRQVVDDLVAEAIPEKSYPEQWDLEGLKEKIGNVFALELPVTDWADEEGIAEAEIHERLIKATDEAAARKAARFGSDTMRQLERAVLLQTLDSLWREHLVTLEHLRQVIGLRGYGQRDPLNEFKSESFTLFEQMLARLREAVTGQIMHAEIAQESDAPSLDITDLPPMEAHHIDPTTGEDEFAMEGADPAPASGAAPLRTRKAAAVALDPSDPSTWGKVQRNAPCPCGSGKKYKHCHGAF, from the coding sequence ATGCTTTCCCTCGGCGCCATTGCCAATAAAGTCTTCGGCTCGTCCAACGACCGCAAACTGAAGAAATACGACCCGGTTGTCGCGGCGATCAACGCCCTGGAGCCCGAAGTTTCCGCTCTGTCCGACGAGGCGCTGCGCGCCCGCACCGACGAGTTCCGCAAGCGCCTTGCCGGGGGCGAAACGCTCGACGATCTGTTGCCGGAAGCGTTCGCCACGGTCCGGGAGGCCGCCAAACGCACGCTGGGTCAGCGCCATTTCGACGTGCAGCTGATCGGCGGCATGGTTCTGCATGAAGGCCGGATCGCCGAGATGAAAACCGGCGAGGGCAAGACGCTCGTCGCCACGCTTCCCGTCTACCTGAACGCGCTGACCGGCAAGGGCGTGCACGTCGTGACGGTGAACGACTATCTCGCCAAGCGCGACGCCGCATGGATGGGACAGGTCTACTCGTTCCTGGGGCTCACCGTCGGCACGATCGAGCACGAGTTGAACGACGAGCAGCGCAAGGCCCAGTACGCGTGCGACGTCACCTACGGCACGAACAACGAGTACGGTTTCGACTATCTGCGCGACAACATGAAGTATCTCGAAAGCGAGATGGTCCAGCGCGGACACACCTTCGCCATCGTCGACGAGGTGGACTCCATTCTGATCGACGAGGCGCGGACCCCGCTCATTATTTCCGGTCCCCTCGACGACCGCTCTGATTTCTACAACACGATCGACGTGTTCATCCCCAAGCTCAAAGACGAAGACTTCGAGCTCGACGAGAAGACCCGCCAGGTGTCGCTCACCGAAGAAGGCAACGAGCATATCGAACAGCTTCTCATCGAAGCTGACCTTCTCAAGGGCGACTCTCTCTACGACGTCGAGAATGTCAGCGTGGTGCATCACGTCCAGCAGGCTCTGCGCGCCCACAAAGTGTTTCAGCGCGATCGCGACTACATCGTGAAGAATGGCGAAGTCGTCCTGATCGACGAGTTCACCGGCCGCATGATGTCCGGCCGGCGCTTTTCCGAGGGCCTGCACCAGGCGCTGGAGGCGAAGGAACACGTGGAGATCCAGCCGGAGAACCAGACCTTCGCGACGATCACGTTCCAGAACTACTTCCGACTCTACGAGAAGCTTGCCGGAATGACCGGCACGGCCCTGACGGAGGCCGACGAGTTCATGGATATTTACGGCCTCGACGTGATCGAAGTGCCGACCAACCGGCCCATGGCGCGCATCGACGAAGACGACGAGGTGTACCGGACGGCGAAAGAGAAATACGACGCCATCATCGAACTGATCCGGGACGCGCAAGAGCGCGGCCAGCCGATGCTCGTCGGCACCACCTCGATCGAGAAATCGGAAATTCTTTCGGAACTCCTGAAGAAACGCAAAGTGCCGCACAACGTGCTCAACGCGCGCTATCACGAGCAGGAAGCCCATATCGTCGCACAAGCCGGCGTGCCGGGCGCGATCACCATCGCCACGAACATGGCCGGCCGCGGCACGGACATCCAGCTCGGCGGCAACCCGGACATGCGGCTTGAGGATTGGCTCGCCGAGCAGGCTGAAAAAGGCAAGGAGCCGAGCCCCGCCGAAGTCGAGGCGAAGCGCGCCGAGATCGACGCGGATGTTCAAGAGAAGAAGAAGAAGGCGCTCGAGGCCGGCGGTCTTTACGTGGTGGGCACCGAACGCCATGAAAGCCGCCGTATCGACAACCAGCTCCGCGGCCGTTCGGGCCGTCAGGGCGATCCGGGTGCATCCCGCTTCTTCCTGTCCCTCGAGGACGATCTGATGCGTATCTTCGGGTCCGAACGCATGGACGGCATGTTGCAGGCGCTCGGTCTCAAGGAGGGCGAAGCCATCGTCCATCCCTGGATCAACAAGGCCCTGGAAAAGGCGCAAGGCAAGGTCGAAGCGCGCAACTTCGACATCCGCAAGAACGTCGTGAAGTTCGACAACGTGATGAACGATCAACGCAAGGCGATCTTCGAGCAGCGTCGCGAACTCCTGGCGGACGAAGATCTGGCCGAGACCATCGCGGAAATGCGCCGCCAGGTCGTCGACGATTTGGTCGCCGAGGCAATCCCCGAGAAGTCCTATCCGGAACAATGGGACCTCGAGGGGCTCAAAGAGAAGATTGGCAACGTCTTCGCCCTCGAATTGCCCGTCACCGATTGGGCGGACGAGGAAGGCATCGCCGAAGCTGAGATTCACGAGCGGCTCATCAAGGCGACCGACGAGGCCGCTGCCCGCAAAGCCGCGAGGTTCGGCTCGGACACCATGCGCCAGCTCGAGCGCGCGGTTCTGCTCCAGACGCTCGACAGTCTATGGCGAGAACACCTTGTGACGCTCGAGCATTTGCGTCAGGTCATCGGCCTTCGCGGTTACGGCCAGCGCGACCCGCTGAACGAGTTCAAGAGCGAAAGTTTTACCTTGTTCGAGCAGATGCTGGCCCGCCTGCGCGAAGCGGTCACCGGGCAGATCATGCACGCCGAGATCGCGCAGGAATCCGACGCGCCGTCCTTGGACATCACCGACCTGCCACCCATGGAGGCGCACCACATCGACCCCACAACGGGCGAGGACGAGTTCGCGATGGAGGGTGCGGACCCCGCGCCTGCATCCGGCGCCGCGCCCTTACGCACCCGCAAGGCGGCCGCCGTGGCGCTCGACCCTTCCGATCCCTCCACCTGGGGCAAGGTACAGCGCAACGCGCCCTGCCCGTGCGGATCGGGCAAGAAATACAAGCACTGCCACGGGGCGTTTTAG
- a CDS encoding SLC13 family permease, whose protein sequence is MTVDQALAFAIVVGMMALFIWGRLRYDVVALLSLLAAIAAGIVPPEKAFSGFSDDIVIIVGSALIVSAAVGRSGVIERLVRQFGPYLTTVYRQIAALVGSVTVMSGFVKNIGALAMLMPVAFQVSRRSGTSPSSLLMPMSFGALLGGTVTLIGTSPNIIVSRVREQSIGQPFEMFDFAPVGACLSLIGFVFLLVGWRLLPKDRKGIVSMDAAFTLEGYTTEVAVPEDSPATDITVKALEDLSEGDVEVISLIRGTVRRFDPAGNSIIRAGDLLILRGEPSALERLVALEKLTLVPHAEGNGRDTPSDEIGIMEAVITPDSELIGYSVGQLKLADRYGMDLLAVSRTGRRIANRLRAVRLRAGDVVVLQGNLTTMPETLGALHLLPLAERDLRIGRRGSLLPLAVLAVAMGLVAFSIVPVAIAFFGAAVVLLLLRSLSLREAYDVVEWPILVMLGALIPVSDALRTTGGTDLIAGWLSETASYLPAYGALLLLMAAAMAVTPFLNNAATVLVMAPIAASFAGNLGYNPDAFLMGVAIGAACDFLTPIGHQCNTLVMGPGGYRFGDYWRLGLPLSVIVLLAGTPLILYFWPL, encoded by the coding sequence ATGACGGTCGACCAAGCGCTCGCCTTCGCCATCGTCGTCGGCATGATGGCGCTCTTCATCTGGGGACGTTTGCGCTACGACGTCGTGGCGCTCCTATCGCTGTTGGCCGCGATCGCCGCGGGCATCGTTCCACCCGAAAAGGCCTTCTCCGGTTTCAGCGACGACATCGTCATCATCGTTGGCAGCGCCCTCATCGTCAGCGCCGCGGTGGGCCGGTCGGGCGTGATCGAACGGCTGGTGCGCCAGTTCGGCCCCTATCTCACGACGGTATACCGGCAGATCGCCGCCCTGGTGGGCTCGGTCACCGTCATGTCCGGCTTCGTGAAGAATATCGGCGCGCTGGCGATGCTAATGCCGGTCGCGTTCCAGGTCTCCCGCCGCAGCGGAACCTCACCGTCCTCTCTTCTTATGCCCATGTCCTTCGGCGCCCTTCTCGGCGGCACCGTCACGCTCATCGGCACCTCTCCGAACATCATCGTGAGCCGGGTCCGCGAACAAAGCATCGGCCAGCCTTTCGAGATGTTCGACTTCGCGCCCGTCGGTGCCTGCCTCTCGCTCATCGGCTTCGTGTTCCTGCTGGTCGGCTGGCGGCTTCTTCCCAAGGACCGAAAAGGGATCGTGTCCATGGATGCAGCCTTCACATTGGAAGGCTACACGACCGAGGTCGCCGTTCCCGAAGACTCGCCCGCCACCGACATCACCGTGAAGGCGCTCGAGGACCTGAGCGAGGGCGACGTCGAAGTCATCTCCCTGATCCGGGGAACGGTGCGCCGCTTTGACCCCGCGGGGAACAGCATCATCCGGGCGGGCGATTTGTTGATCCTGCGCGGCGAACCGTCCGCGTTGGAACGGCTCGTTGCGCTGGAGAAGCTGACCCTCGTGCCTCATGCGGAAGGCAACGGGCGTGACACGCCGAGCGACGAGATCGGCATCATGGAAGCGGTCATCACACCGGATTCCGAGCTTATCGGCTATTCGGTCGGCCAATTGAAACTCGCCGACCGGTACGGCATGGACCTCCTTGCCGTGAGCCGGACCGGACGCCGTATCGCCAACCGGTTGCGCGCTGTGAGGCTCCGTGCTGGCGACGTGGTCGTGCTCCAAGGCAATCTGACCACGATGCCGGAGACGCTGGGCGCGCTGCACCTTCTGCCGCTGGCCGAGCGCGACTTGCGGATCGGTCGGCGGGGCAGCCTCCTGCCCCTTGCCGTCCTGGCCGTGGCCATGGGCCTTGTCGCATTCAGCATCGTGCCTGTGGCCATCGCCTTCTTCGGGGCCGCCGTCGTGCTGCTGCTCCTGCGCTCGCTGTCCCTGCGGGAAGCCTATGACGTGGTCGAGTGGCCGATCCTGGTCATGCTGGGCGCGCTCATTCCCGTCAGTGACGCGCTCCGCACCACGGGCGGCACGGACCTCATCGCCGGGTGGCTGTCGGAGACCGCGTCTTATCTGCCGGCCTACGGGGCGCTGCTCCTCCTCATGGCCGCGGCCATGGCGGTCACGCCCTTCCTCAACAACGCCGCCACGGTGCTCGTCATGGCGCCGATCGCCGCGAGCTTCGCCGGCAATCTCGGCTACAACCCCGATGCATTCCTGATGGGGGTCGCCATCGGCGCGGCCTGCGATTTCCTGACGCCCATCGGCCATCAGTGCAACACGCTGGTGATGGGTCCCGGAGGCTATCGCTTTGGCGATTACTGGCGGCTGGGCCTGCCGCTCTCCGTCATTGTGCTGCTCGCGGGCACACCGCTCATTCTGTATTTCTGGCCTCTGTAG